In Paenibacillus stellifer, the DNA window TTGATCAATGCGAGACCAAATCTCTGCGTTAATGTACAAAAACCAGCTAATACTTGTCAAGCTTTTTGCTCTTGGTCTGCAAATGGTTTGTTGGTATACTATTTTATGAGCATGACAAATAACCTTCATGAGTAAAGGATATTTGGGGAAATATGGATTTAAGGGTTATAGGGCTGGTTCTTACTAAGGATGGCGAATATGTGATGAAGAAGCTTGTTGGCGCAAGCGATCACGACCACCTTGTAAGCCTTGCCCTCTTTTCTTTTTCTATCGTAATAATCTCGAAGCTTACGGTTGATGCTCCCGCGTATCCCACACTGTACCGCTAAATATAAAGCACGTCGCAGTCTCTTGGAACCACGTTTCGTGATCTTCGAGCTTGTCGCCTTAAACTTCCCTGAGCTGAATATGCCAGGGTCTAAGCCTGCAAAAGCAACGAGTTGTTTCGGGTTTTGAAACTGTCCTACGTCCCCTATTTCAGCGACAAGGGCTGCTGCAAGCTTATCTCCTACGCCAGGTATACTCTTCATTAGTTCTACTTCGTGGAGACTGGATGCCATCTTCTCCATTTGCTTCTCCAATGTACTTAGCTGCTCCGAAAACTGAAGCAATAAGCTAACCATACCGTGCAAAGCAACGCTTTGAGAAGAACTTCTCCTCTGCTTTTTCCAATGCGTCAGCACTTCCTGGAGCCGTTCGGCTTTTTCTTGAACCCAGCGTTTCGACCGCGACTTCCCTGCGCCACTGTTCTCGATGATCTGATGAAGATCTCCCGGTTCTCCCTCCAGACAACGCGCCAGCACCTTTAGAGACGTAACCGAAAACAGATCCCGAAAGACCTTCTCGTACCCCGGGAAAACCTGATCTAATAAAGCTCTGGTGTTTAACTTCGCCTGCACAAACATCCCCGTCACAAACTCATGTTGCCGGGTCACATGCTGCAACTCTGTAAACGCTTCGTCCCATATACGATGTGGTGTAACGTCTCCGCGGTAATACATATCTGCTAAATGCCATGCATCTGCAGCATCTGTTTTAACCTTGCGCAGTTGCGTTCCTTTGGCCCGTTTCGACTGCAACGGATTCACGATAAAGTACCTCCAGCCGCCACGCTCCAGATACGCTACCAGTACCCGGTGGTAGTGCCCTGTCGCTTCCAAAACCACTACCGGAGTACATTTTGTTGTCTCCTGCAACTCCGCGAGGAGCTCCCCCAACCGTTCAAGCCCGTGCTCCTCATGCGACAGGCTTTCTGCCCTTCCATAAGGTTCGTTTCGTCTCGTAAAGGCTTGAAGCACACTAAACCCTTTTGCCACATCCACACCTATAACTGGTTCCATAACAACCTCCAAATAAAAGATTTACCGGCTATCCCACGATGGTTCCAAACCCATAGCTTCGCTTGTGATGCGAGGTCAATAGCCTCTACCAGCTCAAACATGGTCATTGGAGGTCGTGGGAGAACAGTTTTTGTGACGGGGTCATTGCCCCTAAAACCACCACGTTCTCCCGGCTTCCTCATCGTAAAACGACCATAAAAAAAGGCCAACCAGTAATTACTGGCTAACCTGATAATACGAAAACCATCTCATCTGGTATATGGTTGGAATGATACCTCCATTTTACCAAAGAGTGGTTTCCTTTTGCTCGTGAAATAGAAGAAGGGGCGATCCTCAACGTCATATACTTGACTGTTGGGATTGCCCCTTTAATTGAGAATAATCCGGCTGCTAGGATCTCGATTTGCGGCCTGCTCCGCGGTTGCTCCACCAGATCGGAGCGCGGAACGCCAGATTGATCAGCAGCACGACGATGACCAGCACCGCGGCGGATTTGTCGGCGATCTGACGCGCATCCTCCACGATTGCTTCGGACTGCACATACCACAGATGCACAGCCAGCGTCTCGCCGGGCGAGAGAAGGTTAAAGTCCCACATTTCGCCGGAGGTGCTGAGACCGGCTGTCAAAATAATAACGGCCGATTCCCCGAACGCGCGCCCGGCAACCAGGCAAATGCCTGTGATGATCGACGGGAGCGCTACTGGCAGAACGATTTTACGGATCACATAAAATTTCGTCAGACCGAGCGCGTAGCCCGCCTCGCGAAGCTCGTCCGGAACAGCACGGACCGCTTCCTCCGTCACTCGGGCCAGCATCGGAAGGTTGAGCAGCGCCAGGCTGACGCCGCCGCCCAGAATGGTCAGACCAACGCCGAAATACTCGGCAAAGATCGCCAGACCAAGCAGGCCGAATACGATGGAAGGAACCGAGGACAGCGCTTCAACGCAAATCCGCAGACCGGCGGTGAAAGCATTATCCGGTGCATACTCCGCCATATAAATCCCTGCCCCTACACCGATCGGAATGGAAATGATCAGCGAGATGAGAAGAATATAGAAAGAATTGAACAGTACCGGCCCGATACCGCCGCCTGGATCAATCTCCTCGGGCTGTTTCAGAAGGAACGGAATGTTAAGCCCCGGCAGGCCCTTGCCCAAAATCGTGAACAGGAGCCAGAATATCAGCAGCATGACAAGAGCGCCCAGCGTATAGAAGCCGATTGTGGCCGCCTTGTCCCGCCGAAGCGCCCGGGCCGTCTTTTTCGATCTTGCAAAACCGCCCATCTAACTCTCCCTCCTTTTTCGTCCCAGGAACCGGATAACGAGAATCAGGACGAACGAAATAAGCAGCAGCAGGAAAGCCATCATGTGCAGGGCGTAGTTCCAGGTGGAATCAAACTCTACATTGGAGATCTGCATGACGATATTGCTCGTCAGAACCGAAGACGGAGTGAACAATGTCTTGGCCAGCTGCGGCGTGTTGCCAATCACCATAACGACCGCCATGGTCTCGCCGATC includes these proteins:
- a CDS encoding IS110 family transposase, encoding MEPVIGVDVAKGFSVLQAFTRRNEPYGRAESLSHEEHGLERLGELLAELQETTKCTPVVVLEATGHYHRVLVAYLERGGWRYFIVNPLQSKRAKGTQLRKVKTDAADAWHLADMYYRGDVTPHRIWDEAFTELQHVTRQHEFVTGMFVQAKLNTRALLDQVFPGYEKVFRDLFSVTSLKVLARCLEGEPGDLHQIIENSGAGKSRSKRWVQEKAERLQEVLTHWKKQRRSSSQSVALHGMVSLLLQFSEQLSTLEKQMEKMASSLHEVELMKSIPGVGDKLAAALVAEIGDVGQFQNPKQLVAFAGLDPGIFSSGKFKATSSKITKRGSKRLRRALYLAVQCGIRGSINRKLRDYYDRKRKEGKAYKVVVIACANKLLHHIFAILSKNQPYNP
- the pstA gene encoding phosphate ABC transporter permease PstA; its protein translation is MGGFARSKKTARALRRDKAATIGFYTLGALVMLLIFWLLFTILGKGLPGLNIPFLLKQPEEIDPGGGIGPVLFNSFYILLISLIISIPIGVGAGIYMAEYAPDNAFTAGLRICVEALSSVPSIVFGLLGLAIFAEYFGVGLTILGGGVSLALLNLPMLARVTEEAVRAVPDELREAGYALGLTKFYVIRKIVLPVALPSIITGICLVAGRAFGESAVIILTAGLSTSGEMWDFNLLSPGETLAVHLWYVQSEAIVEDARQIADKSAAVLVIVVLLINLAFRAPIWWSNRGAGRKSRS